ACGGCGATGCGGTCGCCGTTGACGGTCAGGCTTTCGCGATCGGATTCGACCTCGCCCTCGAAGATGCCGTGCACGCTGTCATATTTGAGCAGGTGGGCATTGATCGCGCTGTCGCCCAGGTCGTTGATGGCCACGACCTGCAGTTGCTGGCGATAGTTCTGGCTGTACAGGGCGCGCAGGACGTTGCGACCGATGCGGCCGAAGCCATTGATGGCGATTCGTAGGGTCATGGCTGTGGTCTCGTGAATTTGTTGTTGGAATTACAAGATTATATCCGCAGGTATAGAAATCAAGCCTTTTTACTGGCAATATTTTTGTAGTAAGTACAAAATATCGCCATTCGCCAGCCTGGAGTCGACAACATGCATCCCCGCGTCCTTGAGGTAACTGACCGCCTGATCGCCCGCAGCCGCCCCACGCGCGAGCGCTACCTGGCGATGATTCATGCGGCCGCCAGCGAGGGCCCGCAGCGCGGCAAGCTGCAGTGCGCCAATTTCGCCCACGGCGTGGCCGGTTGCGGCAGCCAGGACAAGCAGACCCTGCGCCTGATGGACGCGGCCAACGTGGCCATTGTTTCTGCTTATAACGACATGCTCTCGGCTCATCAGCCGTATCTGGACTATCCCGAGCGGATCAAGCAGGCCCTGCGCGAGGTCGGCTCGGTCGGCCAGTTCGCCGGTGGCGTGCCGGCCATGTGCGACGGGGTCACCCAGGGCGAGCCGGGCATGGAGCTGGGCATCGCCAGCCGCGAGGTGATCGCCATGGCCACCGCCGTGGCCCTGTCCCACAACATGTTCGATGCGGTTGTCTACCTGGGCATCTGCGACAAGATCGTCCCGGGCCTGATGATGGGCGCCCTGCGTTTCGGCCACCTGCCGAGCCTGTTCGTGCCGGCCGGCCCGATGCCGTCCGGTCTGTCGAACAAGGAGAAGGCCGATGTGCGCCAGCGCTACGCCGAGGGCAAGGCGACCCGCGATGAGCTGCTGGAGGCGGAGATGGCCGCTTACCACAGCCCCGGTACCTGCACCTTCTATGGCACCGCCAACACCAACCAGCTGTTGATGGAGGTGATGGGCCTGCACCTGCCGGGCGCCTCCTTCGTCAATCCGGGTACCCCGCTGCGCGACGCCCTGACCCGCGAGGCGGCGCAGCAGATCACCCGTCTGACCAGGCAGAGCGGCCAGTTCATGCCGCTCGGCGAGATCGTCGACGAGCGCTGCCTGGTCAACTCCATCGTGGCGCTGAACGCCACCGGCGGCTCGACCAACCATACCCTGCACATGCCGGCCATCGCCCAGGCCGCCGGCATCCAGCTGACCTGGCAGGACATGGCCGATCTGTCGGCCGTGACCCCGACCCTGGCCCACGTCTACCCCAACGGCAAATCCGACATCAACCACTTCCAGGCCGCCGGCGGCATGGCTTTCCTGATTCGCGAGCTGCTCGAGGCCGGTCTGCTGCACGAAGATGTCAACACCGTGGCCGGCCGTGGCCTGTCCCGCTATACCCGCGAGCCCTTCCTCGAGGACGGCCAGCTGGTGTGGCGCGACGGCCCGAGCAAGAGCCATGACGAAAGCGTGCTGCGCCCGGTGGCCAATCCCTTCTCCGCCGAGGGTGGCCTGCGCCTGATGCAGGGCAATATCGGTCGCGGGGTCATGAAGGTGTCCGCCGTGGCGCCCGAGCACCAGGTGGTCGAGGCGCCGGCGCGGGTGTTCCAGGACCAGCAGGAGCTGGCCGATGCCTTCAAGGCCGGCGAGCTGGAGCGCGATTTCGTCGCGGTGATGCGCTTCCAGGGGCCGCGCAGCAACGGCATGCCCGAGCTGCACAAGATGACCCCCTTCCTCGGCGTGCTGCAGGACCGTGGCTTCAAGGTGGCGCTGGTCACCGACGGGCGCATGTCCGGCGCCTCGGGCAAGATCCCGGCGGCCATCCATGTCTGCCCCGAGGCGTTCGATGGCGGCCCGCTGGCGCGGGTACGCGATGGCGACGTCATCCGCGTCGACGGCAAGAGCGGCGAGCTGCAGGTGCTGGTCGACGCCGCCGAGCTGGCCGCCCGTGAGCCGGCGCTCGACACCCTGTCCAATGCCGTGGGCTGTGGTCGCGAACTGTTCGCCTTCATGCGCCAGGCCTTCAGCTCGGCCGAGCAGGGCGCCACGGCCTTCACCAGCAGCCTGGAGTCGCTGAAGTGAATCTGGCGCTGGTCGGCGATATCGGCGGCACCAATGCGCGCTTCGCCCTGTGGCGCGACGAGCAGCTGGAGTCGGTGCGGGTATTGGCCACCGCCGACTACCTGGGGCCGGAGGCGGCGATCAGCGCCTACCTGGCCGAGCTGGGGTTGCCACTGGGGGCGGTGGAGTCGGTGTGCCTGGCCTGCGCCGGGCCGGTCAGCGGCGACCTGTTCCGCTTCACCAACAACCACTGGCGCATCAGTCGCGCGGCGTTCTGCGAGACCTTGCAGGTGCGCGAGCTGCTGCTGGTCAACGATTTTTCCGCCATGGCCCTGGGCATGACCCGCCTGCGCGAAGACGAGCGGCGCCTGGTGTGCCCGGGCGAGCCCGAGGCGAACCGGCCCTGCGTGGTGATCGGCCCGGGCACCGGCCTGGGTGTCGGCACCCTGCTGGAGTCGGCCGACGGCAGCTGGCTGGCCTTGCCGGGGGAGGGCGGTCATGTCGACCTGCCGATCGGCAGTCCGCGTGAAGCCGAGCTGTGGCAGCAGCTGTATCGCCAGCTCGACCACGTGCGCGCCGAGGACGTGCTCAGTGGCGGCGGTCTGCTGCTGCTCTATCGGGCGATCTGCAGCCTCGACGGCCATGCGCCGCGGCTGCAGTCGCCGGCCGAGATCACGGCGGCGGCGCTGGACGGCGATGCCGTTGCCCTGCAGGTGATCGAGCAGTTCTGCTGCTGGCTCGGCCGCGCCGCTGGCAACAACGTGTTGAGCCTCGGTGGGCGCGGCGGCGTCTACATAGTCGGTGGCGTGGTGCCGCGCTTCGCCGAGCTGTTCCTGGCCAGCGGCTTTGCCCGCTGCCTGCGTGACAAGGGTGTGATGAGTAGCTACTTCGACGGTATACCGGTGTGGCTGGTGACGGCCGAGTACCCAGGGCTGATGGGCGCCGGCGTGGCGCTGCAGCAGGCGCTGGGAAGAGGGTAGGCAGGCCGTCCGCAGGCGAGGGTGTTCGCCGGCGTGGACGGTGCCCGATCGTCTTGGCCGAGGCTGCACCTGCACCCCTGGTCGCGCTAAGCTTGCCGCGCGGCGCGCGCACCGCGTGTCGGGCCGACAACAAGAAGGACGGCGAACTGTGGGTCAACCCGGAAAATCCATTCTGCTGGTCGATGATGACCAGGAAATACGCGAGCTGCTGCACACCTACCTGAGCCGCGCCGGCTTCCAGGTGCGCACGGTCGGCGATGGTGCGGGCTTTCGCCAGGGCCTGTGCGCCGAGCCGGCGGATCTGGTGATCCTCGATGTGATGCTGCCCGACGAGGACGGATTCAGCCTGTGCCGCTGGGTGCGCGAGCACCAGCGTTTCGCCCAGGTGCCGGTGATCATGCTCACCGCCAGTTCCGACGAGGCCGACCGGGTCATCGGCCTGGAGCTGGGCGCCGACGACTACCTGGGCAAGCCCTTCAGCCCGCGCGAGTTGCTGGCGCGGATCAAGGCCCTGCTGCGCCGCGCCCACTTCAGTCACGAGCGCGGCAGCGAGGTGCTGGCCTTCGACGAGTGGCGCCTGGACATGGTCAGCCACCGCCTGTTCCATGCCGATGGCGAGGAGGTGATCCTCTCCGGTGCCGATTTCGCCCTGCTCAAGCTGTTCCTCGACCACCCGCAGCAGATCCTCGACCGCGACACCATTGGCAATGCCACCCGTGGCCGCGAGGTGATGCCGCTGGAGCGCATCGTCGACATGGCGGTCAGCCGCCTGCGCCAGCGCCTGCGCGACACGGAAAAGCCCTCGCGGCTGATCCGCACGGTGCGCGGCAGCGGTTACCAGCTGGCGGCCAACGTCACGCCCTATCTCGGCGATGGCCATTAATCCGCGCCGGCTGCTGCCGGTGCCGCGCTCGCTGCTGGCGCGCATGCTGCTGCTGACCCTGCTGGTGGTGTTGCTGGCCCAGGCGCTGTCCAGCGTGATCTGGGTGTCGCAGCTGCGCGCCAGCCAGATGGAGGGGCTGGTCACCAGTGCGCGCAGCCTGGGCCAGTCGATGGCCGCCAGCGTCGGCTACTTCCGCTCCCTGCCCCTGGGCTTCCGGCCGCTGGTGCTCGACCAGCTGCGCAACATGGGCGGCACGCGCTTCTTCGTGTCGCTCAACGACAAGCCCCTGAACATGCAGTGGATGGCGGAAACCCCGCGCAAGCGCGCGGTGCTGGACGAGGTCGACGCGACCCTGCGCGAGCGGCTGGGCAAGGACCTCGACCTGCTGGTGCAATTCGTCAGCCCGGACGACCTGCTGATCTTCAACAGCGCGCTGAAGCTCGACCAGCTGCCGCGCTCCTGGGCCCATTACGCCCTGAGCCTGGAACCGCTGAACCCGCCGGTGCTGGTCACCCAGATTCAGATCGCGCCGAACGAGTGGCTGTACCTGGCCTCGCTGATGCCCGAGCCCTACGTCAGCCTGGAGCAGCAAGGGCTGCCGGCCCAGCAGCTGTGGTTCATCATCCTCACCAGCAGCTTCCTGTTGCTGTTCATCGGGGTGCTGGTGCATTGGCAGAGCCGGCCGCTCAAGCGCCTGGCCGTGGCGGCGCGGGAAATGTCCCTGGGCAGCGAGGTGCAGCCGCTGCCCGAGGCGGGCGGTAGCGAGGTGGTGGAGGTCAGCCGCGCCTTCAACGCCATGCGCGAGCGCATCGGTCGCTATCTGCGCGAACGCAGCCAGTTGTTCAGCGCCATCTCCCATGATCTGCGCACGCCCATCACCCGCCTGCGCCTGCGCGTCGAACTGCTCGATGACGAGGAGCTGCAGGCCAAGTTCAGTCGCGACCTGGATGAGCTGGAGATGCTGGTCAAGGGCGCGCTGCAGTGCGTCAAGGACACCGACATCCACGAGAACATCGAGCCGGTCGACCTCAACTACCTGTTGAACGGTGTGATCGAACCCTACCTGGCGCCGGCCGGCAACGGTCGGGTGACCCTGGACGGCCGGGCGCTGGCCAGTTATTCGGGCAAGCCGCTGGCGCTCAAGCGCTGCATCGGTAACCTGGTGGACAACGCGCTGAAGTACGGCGAGCGGGCCCACCTGCACATCGAGGACGATGGCAAGGCCTTCGTTCTGCACGTCGATGACGAAGGGCCGGGGGTGCCGGAGCAGCGCCTGGAGCAGGTGTTCGAACCGCATTTCCGCCTGGCCGGGCAGCAGCCGGGCTACGGGCTGGGCCTCGGTATCGCGCGCAACATCGCCCACAGCCAC
The genomic region above belongs to Pseudomonas benzenivorans and contains:
- the edd gene encoding phosphogluconate dehydratase, whose translation is MHPRVLEVTDRLIARSRPTRERYLAMIHAAASEGPQRGKLQCANFAHGVAGCGSQDKQTLRLMDAANVAIVSAYNDMLSAHQPYLDYPERIKQALREVGSVGQFAGGVPAMCDGVTQGEPGMELGIASREVIAMATAVALSHNMFDAVVYLGICDKIVPGLMMGALRFGHLPSLFVPAGPMPSGLSNKEKADVRQRYAEGKATRDELLEAEMAAYHSPGTCTFYGTANTNQLLMEVMGLHLPGASFVNPGTPLRDALTREAAQQITRLTRQSGQFMPLGEIVDERCLVNSIVALNATGGSTNHTLHMPAIAQAAGIQLTWQDMADLSAVTPTLAHVYPNGKSDINHFQAAGGMAFLIRELLEAGLLHEDVNTVAGRGLSRYTREPFLEDGQLVWRDGPSKSHDESVLRPVANPFSAEGGLRLMQGNIGRGVMKVSAVAPEHQVVEAPARVFQDQQELADAFKAGELERDFVAVMRFQGPRSNGMPELHKMTPFLGVLQDRGFKVALVTDGRMSGASGKIPAAIHVCPEAFDGGPLARVRDGDVIRVDGKSGELQVLVDAAELAAREPALDTLSNAVGCGRELFAFMRQAFSSAEQGATAFTSSLESLK
- a CDS encoding glucokinase encodes the protein MNLALVGDIGGTNARFALWRDEQLESVRVLATADYLGPEAAISAYLAELGLPLGAVESVCLACAGPVSGDLFRFTNNHWRISRAAFCETLQVRELLLVNDFSAMALGMTRLREDERRLVCPGEPEANRPCVVIGPGTGLGVGTLLESADGSWLALPGEGGHVDLPIGSPREAELWQQLYRQLDHVRAEDVLSGGGLLLLYRAICSLDGHAPRLQSPAEITAAALDGDAVALQVIEQFCCWLGRAAGNNVLSLGGRGGVYIVGGVVPRFAELFLASGFARCLRDKGVMSSYFDGIPVWLVTAEYPGLMGAGVALQQALGRG
- a CDS encoding response regulator, whose translation is MGQPGKSILLVDDDQEIRELLHTYLSRAGFQVRTVGDGAGFRQGLCAEPADLVILDVMLPDEDGFSLCRWVREHQRFAQVPVIMLTASSDEADRVIGLELGADDYLGKPFSPRELLARIKALLRRAHFSHERGSEVLAFDEWRLDMVSHRLFHADGEEVILSGADFALLKLFLDHPQQILDRDTIGNATRGREVMPLERIVDMAVSRLRQRLRDTEKPSRLIRTVRGSGYQLAANVTPYLGDGH
- a CDS encoding ATP-binding protein, which codes for MAINPRRLLPVPRSLLARMLLLTLLVVLLAQALSSVIWVSQLRASQMEGLVTSARSLGQSMAASVGYFRSLPLGFRPLVLDQLRNMGGTRFFVSLNDKPLNMQWMAETPRKRAVLDEVDATLRERLGKDLDLLVQFVSPDDLLIFNSALKLDQLPRSWAHYALSLEPLNPPVLVTQIQIAPNEWLYLASLMPEPYVSLEQQGLPAQQLWFIILTSSFLLLFIGVLVHWQSRPLKRLAVAAREMSLGSEVQPLPEAGGSEVVEVSRAFNAMRERIGRYLRERSQLFSAISHDLRTPITRLRLRVELLDDEELQAKFSRDLDELEMLVKGALQCVKDTDIHENIEPVDLNYLLNGVIEPYLAPAGNGRVTLDGRALASYSGKPLALKRCIGNLVDNALKYGERAHLHIEDDGKAFVLHVDDEGPGVPEQRLEQVFEPHFRLAGQQPGYGLGLGIARNIAHSHGGELSLRNLRDGGLRVTLMLPRQPD